CGATCACCCGGTCGGCGGCGTCGAGGCCTGCTTCCGCCAGCTGATCGATCGTCGATGCGGCCTCGACCTGGAGGCTCCCGATGGCGGTGCGGCGAAGCTCGGTCAGGTGGGCTCGACCGCCGAGGGCCGAGGCGATATCGTCCGCCAGGGTGCGGATGTAGGTGCCGCTGCTGCACCGGACTCGGAACGACACCTCCGGATACGGGCCGGGTGCGAAGTCGGTGACCTCAAGCTCGAAGATCTCGACCGGACGGGCATCGCGCTCCACATCGACGCCCTCCCTGGCCAGCTCGTAGAGGCGACGGCCGTCCACCTTGAGCGCCGACACCATCGGCGGGACCTGAAGGATCGGGCCGGTGAACCGCGGCAGCACCGCGATGACGTCGTCCTCATCGACCTCCATCTCCTCGCGCCACAGCACCGCCCCATCGGCGTCGAGGGTGTCGGTGGAGACCCCAAACATGGCCGTCGCCTCGTATACCTTCGGCTGCTCCTGCACGAAGCGCAGCAGGCGGGTCGCCCGGCCCACGCCGAGGATCAAAAGCCCGGTGGCCATCGGGTCCAGGGTCCCGGCGTGCCCGATCCGCCGCTCACCCAGGATGCCGCGAG
The Acidimicrobiia bacterium DNA segment above includes these coding regions:
- the truB gene encoding tRNA pseudouridine(55) synthase TruB; the protein is MAEGFLLVDKDRGWTSHDVVAKARGILGERRIGHAGTLDPMATGLLILGVGRATRLLRFVQEQPKVYEATAMFGVSTDTLDADGAVLWREEMEVDEDDVIAVLPRFTGPILQVPPMVSALKVDGRRLYELAREGVDVERDARPVEIFELEVTDFAPGPYPEVSFRVRCSSGTYIRTLADDIASALGGRAHLTELRRTAIGSLQVEAASTIDQLAEAGLDAADRVIAMADGLRDLRRATATEEAAVAVSHGSVFANGGLGITEAGSYAVVDDAGTLLAVYESDGRRAKPAVVLA